CTGAACGCATAGTAAATGTACTGAACAGTGCTGCTTTTCTTGTTGGGAATTATGCTGCAACCGCTTATTTAACGGCCGATACGGTCTATTATCAAACGTCTTTGGTGGCTTCTACAACTTTGAATAAGCGTGTTTGGCTTCCGGGATTTGCGGCTTACAGTCAGGCGGTTGTATATGCCGATGTGCATGCAGATTCATTAATAGTTCCGCAGCAGGATGTGGTTTTCGGAACGCCGCCGGTTACGCGCTCGTTTAACGGAAAGGGAACAGAGGCTATTATAGGCGATTCAATGATTATCCATATCTTGTTCAATGAAACAACAAGCGGTAACGGGAATTCGGGAGTTGTGCGATTTGCAAGAAAATTGTAATTGTAAGGTCAGGAGTACTAAATTTCGTAAATTTATTGTCGTAACCATTAGATTCATTTTTATGAAAA
The window above is part of the Bacteroidota bacterium genome. Proteins encoded here:
- a CDS encoding DUF5011 domain-containing protein — protein: MKFSRVISVIVLVLSVIAFSCRKSDSTAPVVSLEGESTMSVVLNGSFTDPGATAQDNEDGRLNVNVSGTVNPDLAGAYVIKYSATDAAGNTGNAERIVNVLNSAAFLVGNYAATAYLTADTVYYQTSLVASTTLNKRVWLPGFAAYSQAVVYADVHADSLIVPQQDVVFGTPPVTRSFNGKGTEAIIGDSMIIHILFNETTSGNGNSGVVRFARKL